A window of the Henningerozyma blattae CBS 6284 chromosome 10, complete genome genome harbors these coding sequences:
- the SET2 gene encoding histone methyltransferase SET2 (similar to Saccharomyces cerevisiae SET2 (YJL168C); ancestral locus Anc_1.170), protein MNKKVLFLDEPDCTEQALKTFEKIDSCIYTKSHLGISSNEFMECDCVENYSDGVNHSCDENSDCINRLTLIECVNSKCNYCGDNCQNQRFQKHEYSNISIFQTEMKGFGVRANENLEINQFIYEYIGEVIDDDEFHKRMINYDQRGEKHFYFMMLKSGEFIDATEKGNLGRFCNHSCNPNAYVNKWLVGDKLKMGIFAKRPIDKGEEITFDYNVDRYGASPQKCYCGEANCLGFLGGKTQTDAALLLPQIYAQALGVNRSMEKRWIKDNKIDVKAIINVTISNDNINKEFVEQLDVQPCDSGSDITKVMSVLLQLEDNSNIILLAEKLLKRISPLNKEENRELIQQVIKLHGYKCFSRLLPIFIKHNEINLIETVLIILNNLPKTTRNGIINSNLVDRINDIEEKIPELSNICNQLIEKWSSFEMYTQITKNEIKRSSSSLSSSSNLVKNGTSTKFDSRNDKDFRKVRLPPGWEILQENGRPVYYNAKQQTKLHYPPAGITKVFSQNNLDSHSHNYHNHHHHNGNINNKKRLYSHTISDKSENMNGNNNNTNGGVLSEEELKRRKQERIEKERIALERAKTKEIQELKANLQLEHEKKNELERIIAHALQKKPNVSTVTPKSPGTPNITNGSNGSVPTPHNDTVHSNVEKPISTEDEKLIRTWNKFFAMIVPNMLKKYEKENHLKHSTAKNLSRDIVKILTKKEVQHNNNRSPPAEITKDKKLKVYKFVNGYMSKWFLKERRNHN, encoded by the coding sequence ATGAATAAGAaggtattatttttagatgaaCCAGATTGTACTGAGCAAGCTTTGAAAACATTTGAAAAGATCGATTCATGTATTTATACAAAGAGCCATTTAGGGATTTCCAGTAATGAATTTATGGAATGTGATTGTGTGGAAAATTACTCTGATGGTGTGAATCATTCCTGTGATGAAAATTCAGATTGTATTAATAGATTAACTTTAATAGAATGTGTTAATTCTAAATGTAATTATTGTGGTGATAATTGTCAAAATCAAAGATTTCAAAAACATGAATATTCCAATATTTCCATTTTCCAAACTGAAATGAAAGGATTTGGTGTTCGAGCAAATGAAAATCttgaaattaatcaatttatttatgaATATATCGGCGAAGTCatagatgatgatgagtTTCATAAAAGAATGATTAATTATGATCAAAGAGGCGaaaaacatttttattttatgaTGTTAAAGAGTGGAGAGTTTATAGATGCCACTGAAAAGGGTAATTTGGGGAGATTTTGCAACCATTCTTGTAATCCAAATGCTTATGTAAATAAATGGTTAGTTGGtgataaattgaaaatgggGATTTTTGCGAAGAGACCTATTGATAAAGGTGAAGAGATTACATTTGATTATAACGTTGATAGATATGGTGCTTCTCCACAGAAATGTTATTGTGGTGAAGCAAACTGTTTGGGATTCCTTGGTGGTAAGACTCAAACCGATGCAGCTCTCTTACTACCACAAATATATGCACAAGCATTAGGAGTTAATAGGTCGATGGAAAAAAGATggataaaagataataaaatagatgTTAAAGCGATCATTAATGTAACTATATCAAAcgataatataaataaagaatttgtgGAACAACTTGACGTCCAACCCTGTGATTCAGGTAGTGATATTACAAAAGTAATGAGTGTCTTGCTACAATTAGAAGATAATTcgaatataatattattagcagAAAAGTTATTAAAGAGGATTTCCccattaaataaagaagagAATAGAGAATTGATTCAACAAGTAATTAAATTACATGGTTATAAATGTTTTTCAAGGTTACTtccaatatttattaagcataatgaaattaatttgattgaaacagttctaataatattaaataatttgcCAAAAACGACAAGAAatggtattattaatagtaatCTGGTTGATCGTATAAATGACATAGAGGAAAAAATTCCTGAACTATCAAATATATGcaatcaattaattgaaaaatggtCCAGTTTTGAGATGTATACTCAGATTAccaaaaatgaaattaaacgatcttcttcatcactgtcatcatcatctaaCCTAGTAAAAAACGGTACTTCAACCAAATTTGATTCAAGAAATGATAAAGATTTTAGAAAAGTTCGATTACCTCCTGGATGGGAAATATTACAAGAAAATGGTAGACCAGTTTATTATAATGCCAAACAACAAACAAAATTGCATTACCCACCAGCTGGAATAACGAAAGTCTTTtcacaaaataatttagattcCCATAGTCATAATTATcataatcatcatcatcataatggtaatatcaataataaaaaacgTTTATACTCACATACAATATCTGATAAAAGTGAAAATATGAACGggaataacaataatactaatGGTGGAGTTCTTAGTGAAGAAGAActtaaaagaagaaaacaGGAGAGAATAGAAAAAGAACGTATTGCATTGGAGAGGGCTAAAACCaaagaaattcaagaattaaaagCTAATTTACAACTCGAAcatgaaaagaaaaatgaattagagAGAATTATTGCACATGCACTACAGAAGAAGCCAAATGTAAGTACTGTAACACCGAAATCTCCAGGAACACCAAATATAACAAATGGTTCTAATGGATCTGTGCCTACCCCTCATAATGATACTGTGCATTCTAACGTTGAAAAGCCTATAAGCactgaagatgaaaaattaattagaaCTTGGAATAAATTCTTTGCAATGATTGTTCCTAACatgttgaaaaaatatgagAAAGAAAATCATTTGAAACATTCAACAGCTAAGAATCTATCAAGGGATATTGTTAAAATTCTAACAAAGAAGGAAGTACAGCATAATAATAACCGTAGTCCACCGGCTGAAATTACAAAGGATAAAAAACTAAAAGTGTATAAATTCGTAAATGGTTATATGAGCAAATGGTTCTTAAAAGAGCGTAGGAACcacaattaa
- the ASG7 gene encoding Asg7p (similar to Saccharomyces cerevisiae ASG7 (YJL170C); ancestral locus Anc_1.169), whose protein sequence is MKEESIHIRCECSSCNISKNYIGILKSFVQFGIVLPPLWLAAIYLYIHCQWLHSHEEYIEPWDKEDLPTDLELNKHGVSQEEYFAQCAHDVVNSHDNTRKIWRQWILHCFLGISIYVLLAIMIWLITVKSTPLKKLKKKACISL, encoded by the coding sequence atGAAAGAAGAAAGCATTCATATCCGTTGTGAATGTTCCTCATGCAATATtagtaaaaattatattggaattttgaaaagttTTGTGCAATTTGGCATAGTCTTACCTCCATTATGGTTAGCAGCAATTTATCTATATATTCATTGTCAATGGTTACATTCTCACGAAGAATACATTGAACCATGGGACAAAGAAGATCTACCTACTGACTTAGAGTTAAACAAGCATGGTGTCTCCcaagaagaatattttgCACAATGTGCCCATGATGTTGTTAATTCTCATGATAAcacaagaaaaatttggaGACAATGGATATTGCATTGTTTTCTAGGAATTTCGATTTATGTTCTTCTAGCCATAATGATATGGTTAATTACTGTCAAATCCACcccattaaaaaaattaaaaaaaaaagcatgTATATCACTTTGA
- the TBLA0J01030 gene encoding uncharacterized protein, producing the protein MSRGTVYANSYPRAVVVQALINHYDLPFDIVESTNNSTFEAEFPMQKVHTLVTSEGVKLQEVIPLNEYVAKHITDIKEKTQLLSLGDDLSIALQGKFASLSNTDFFINVCYIFLASLGIIKKHSEMMERSWNEINHAAIVFNERLSKHKYLVAEDHVTLADLLSAAQFAFAFQHALGKEWRRQYPGIEAWLLRVLESPILKGTHVDFKMAEKNCDAK; encoded by the coding sequence atgtcTAGAGGTACTGTATATGCTAATTCTTATCCAAGAGCTGTTGTTGTCCAGGCTTTAATCAATCATTATGATTTGCCTTTTGACATTGTTGAATCAACAAACAACAGTACTTTTGAAGCAGAATTCCCCATGCAAAAAGTTCATACTCTAGTCACTTCCGAAGGTGTCAAATTGCAAGAAGTTATTCCATTGAACGAATATGTTGCAAAACATATCACtgatataaaagaaaagacTCAATTGTTATCTTTGGGTGATGATTTGTCCATTGCCTTACAGGGAAAATTTGCCTCTTTATCAAATACcgatttttttataaatgtTTGTTACATTTTCTTAGCTTCTTTGggaataattaaaaaacatTCTGAGATGATGGAAAGATCTTGGAATGAAATTAACCACGCCGCAATCGTGTTCAACGAAAGATTGTCTAAGcataaatatttggtaGCTGAAGACCACGTAACTTTAGCAGATTTATTATCTGCTGCAcaatttgcatttgcatttcAACATGCTTTAGGTAAAGAATGGAGAAGACAATATCCAGGTATTGAAGCTTGGTTACTAAGAGTATTGGAATCTCCAATTTTGAAAGGTACTCATGtagattttaaaatggCAGAAAAGAATTGTGATGCCAAATAA
- the ZRT3 gene encoding Zn(2+) transporter ZRT3 (similar to Saccharomyces cerevisiae ZRT3 (YKL175W); ancestral locus Anc_1.172) produces MFDNSVMPRWLIFSLFSSLSCICGGCLVPILFYLTPKNSHNNINTKLVNYGLSLSAGSMLTTSLYKLIPRDVDNNLIIFEGLLIGIGTGLFLNSVIHSFASESLIHCADEGAVMIKNTDASDLINDIPLSGHDHPHNLLNGTDTIEQAPTGTNPSAVTNENTPLLTTNSNEPKYSLVNLLDLKNKKSSGRLVQVDNTSNNLSNTCSSNPITSTTCNSATTNPNTNHDLPCLENDIGYDLENISIYRNNFMANGLKPKLASSDSNKALLSHHHKKHHHNQSHNRNNQDNKNDSGKNSSSVTHESEVENSTSNDNSILDDAQYNTFDSNTKKNTKINSANNVTVDGENDTCDSDDIESQHHLHQIETPFSKLISIGFQTCLVMTLHKFPEGFIIFYTNRDGGNNVSSLASEEESLGFSIFISLAIHNFVEGFAMTLPFYTAFEYKYLAVLITAILGGGSQPMGAAIGYFLFRGKGGESSDNSKMMDLLLSITGGFLLLIALQMFQTGIGFSDGHHHHMHVKEAEEDLHDDHDHGVEDDIDDHSLATTCIKWCCFGILLIFASNIFI; encoded by the coding sequence atgtttGACAATTCTGTAATGCCAAGATGgctaatattttctttattctCATCATTGTCATGCATATGTGGTGGGTGTTTAGTTCCAATTTTGTTTTACTTAACTCCAAAAAATTctcataataatattaatactaaGCTGGTTAATTATGGTCTTTCATTAAGTGCAGGCTCCATGTTAACTACATCTTTGTACAAATTGATTCCAAGAGATGTAGATAATAacttaattatttttgaaggGCTATTAATCGGTATTGGTACAGGTTTATTTTTGAACTCTGTGATCCATTCATTCGCCAGTGAATCATTGATTCATTGTGCAGATGAAGGTGCTGTCATGATTAAAAATACTGATGCTTCTGATTTGATTAACGATATACCCTTATCAGGGCATGATCATCCACATAATTTACTTAATGGGACGGACACTATTGAACAAGCCCCAACTGGAACTAACCCTTCTGCTGTTACTAACGAAAACACTCCACTTTTAACAACTAACTCAAATGAACCAAAATATTCGTTGGTTAACTTAttagatttgaaaaataagaaatccAGTGGAAGATTAGTTCAAGTTGATAAcacttcaaataatctatCAAACACTTGCAGTTCAAATCCAATTACTTCCACCACATGCAATTCAGCTACAACAAATCCAAATACAAACCATGATTTACCTTGTTTAGAAAACGATATTGGTTATGATTTGGAGAATATATCAatttatagaaataattttatggCAAATGGTTTGAAACCAAAATTGGCCTCTTCAGATTCAAATAAAGCCTTATTATCACATCATCATAAAAAACATCATCATAACCAATCTCATAATCGTAATAAtcaagataataaaaatgattctggtaaaaattcttcaagTGTTACACATGAATCTGAGGTGGAAAATTCAACCTCAAACGATAATAGTATTTTAGATGATGCCCAATATAATACTTTCGATTCTaataccaaaaaaaatacaaagatTAACAGTGCGAATAATGTCACCGTTGATGGAGAAAATGATACTTGTGATTctgatgatattgaatCCCAACACCACTTGCATCAAATTGAAACACCATTTTCCAAATTGATATCTATTGGTTTCCAAACATGTTTAGTAATGACACTACATAAATTCCCTGAAGGttttatcatattttatACAAATAGAGATGGCGGTAATAATGTTTCAAGTTTAGCCAGTGAAGAAGAATCTTTGGGTTTCTCTATATTCATTAGTCTTGCTATTCACAACTTTGTTGAAGGGTTTGCCATGACATTACCATTTTATACTGCTTTTGAATACAAATATCTAGCAGTTTTAATCACTGCTATTCTTGGGGGTGGTTCTCAACCAATGGGTGCTGCTATTGGTTATTTCCTATTTAGAGGTAAAGGTGGAGAGTCATCAGATAATTCTAAGATGAtggatttattattaagtaTCACAGGTggctttttattattaattgctCTACAGATGTTTCAAACTGGTATTGGTTTCAGTGATGGgcatcatcatcatatgCACGTTAAAGAAGCGGAAGAAGATTTACACGATGATCATGACCACGGTGTTGAAgatgatattgatgatCATAGTTTAGCTACCACTTGTATAAAATGGTGTTGTTTCGGTATACTGCTAATATTTGCTAGCAACATATTCATTTGA
- the NNK1 gene encoding protein kinase NNK1 (similar to Saccharomyces cerevisiae YKL171W; ancestral locus Anc_1.178) has translation MANSNPEKVKGQENAQGRFRRNTIGYNGNPSMESYKDRVAMDNYYDKNEEAILDEEEDENDRVKSSQDFQRLLKMTIDNRDEQGFCKKKSRSYSADSYSSQEDSESDSRDTIYFQPKKIYELDNENDTTSKITLQYPRSSKSPFYLSVSDSNQGSRTFDNLRLKSNDTIHPNNLDEKHDFYLNEINLSENGNSNTRAPSTMKSFKAIKEEDNDDTNKLSNHRPQSPIYQLNSSNLALVGMEDEYVPDLDFSELVMGWQRSGSSKTNSNRFLKDISAEEGLKSLNHNRKTNNKYVGSAGSTANNNSVYPYDFDYSTSNRKSWLNSMMANNHNNDSSSTSHRYTTSLMRIQPDLSTNVSRCTTSDSMVQDYNKDDILLDSPNDSFLYPNSNHAVVDPIPLPNLSIGNIESYRQELPSTITCPIDLERRDKNINRSFESNEDSNSENNDVLARNAKTNESEEVKLIESIILNSEAEKIDPLTQSFQTFATRRKSSIPASLDSAGSSLTYLPNNSGSIFEELKMTAEQVMELIKKLPPDFISLPYSQRKKMIIVLAPGKNYKILLSLIKRYSLKSSRSNVSLPKGNMRSRHGSIASQFLSSFSPSTSSMASIGSVKPGDQGSQILGHRLGKIIGFGAWGMVRDCIDITSGQNRAMKIVRFKSNIKVRKKVIKEVNIWKDLKHQYILPLLDWSLDREFAMYCLTEKISGGTLYDLVISWDELRRSKIKVEDRCKITIHLITQLLKALEYMHSKFLVHGDIKLENCLLQRGNNVLYWKIYLCDFGMSTSFKSTLNDQDDLSVDREIEMNVISPNSVLRSFSNTIDGKNSLPNRRPSLKSPTSPNTLERTSSGIKRMVDYNSVIKNRKSISVESPLQREGVFRDKTNIQRRVGNKSSKASTSSSISLSNLPSPRNTTLPNSVGNQGINREHSLTIRSPAPDSAIGSLPYASPELLDDDVGYLSQGPGADIWALGVTIYAMLLGRLPFKHEFESRLKAQILAGKYDKAPLREVCNMDKPIRRNSATQFEQFPNLYSVVSHCLLVDVDQRWSLDMINTSLQKDAASDDGLSRIEIL, from the coding sequence ATGGCAAATTCCAATCCAGAAAAGGTAAAAGGACAAGAAAATGCACAAGGAAGATTTCGTAGAAATACGATTGGATATAACGGTAATCCTTCAATGGAAAGCTACAAAGATCGTGTAGCTATGGACaattattatgataaaaatgaagaagcAATCTTGGATGAAGaggaagatgaaaatgatcGGGTAAAGAGCTCTCAAGACTTTCAAAGACTATTGAAAATGACAATAGACAACAGGGATGAACAAGGCTTTtgtaagaaaaaatcaagaaGTTACTCAGCAGATAGTTATTCCTCTCAAGAAGATTCTGAAAGTGATAGCCGTGAtactatttattttcaacctaagaaaatatatgaGTTGGACAATGAAAATGACACCACTTCAAAAATTACTTTACAATATCCTAGATCATCCAAGTCAccattttatttatcaGTATCCGATTCAAACCAAGGCTCAAGAacttttgataatttaagattaaaatcaaatgatACAATAcatccaaataatttagatgaAAAGCATgacttttatttaaatgaaattaatttaagTGAAAATGgtaattcaaatactaGAGCACCTTCTACTATGAAATCATTTAAAGcaataaaagaagaagataatgatgatactaATAAGCTATCAAATCATAGACCACAATCCCCAATATACCAATTAAATAGCTCCAACCTTGCTCTGGTTGGAATGGAAGATGAGTATGTTCCAGATTTAGATTTTTCAGAACTTGTAATGGGTTGGCAGAGATCTGGCTCTTCGAAAACAAACTCAAATCGTTTTTTAAAGGATATCAGTGCTGAAGAAGGATTAAAGTCCTTAAACCATAATCgtaaaactaataataaatatgttGGATCTGCAGGAAGTACtgccaataataatagtgtTTATCCTtatgattttgattataGCACAAGCAATAGAAAATCATGGTTAAATTCTATGATGGCAAATAATCATAACAATGATTCTAGTTCAACCTCACATAGATACACAACATCTTTGATGAGGATTCAACCTGATCTTTCTACCAATGTTTCAAGATGTACAACAAGTGACAGTATGGTTCAGGACTATAATAAAGATGACattttattagattcaCCGAACGATTCTTTCTTATATCCTAATTCAAACCATGCCGTTGTTGATCCAATCCCCTTGcctaatttatcaatagGAAATATTGAGTCATATAGACAAGAATTGCCTTCGACAATTACCTGTCCAATAGATTTAGAACGGCGtgacaaaaatattaatagaagTTTTGAAAGTAATGAAGATAGTAattctgaaaataatgatgtcTTAGCAAGGAACGCAAAGACTAACGAAAGTGAGGAAGTCAAGCTAATCGAgagtattattttaaacTCAGAAGCAGAAAAAATTGACCCATTGACACAATCATTTCAAACATTTGCGACAAGAAGAAAGTCATCTATTCCAGCATCACTAGATTCTGCTGGGTCTTCCCTGACATATTTACCGAATAATTCAGGCtcaatatttgaagaattgaaaatgacTGCAGAGCAAGTAAtggaattaattaaaaaattacctCCAGATTTTATATCACTTCCATATtctcaaagaaaaaaaatgataattgtATTAGCACCAGgcaaaaattataaaattttgttGAGTTTAATAAAGCGCTATAGTTTAAAATCTTCGAGGAGTAATGTATCATTACCAAAAGGAAATATGAGGTCAAGGCATGGATCAATAGCTAGCCAATTTTTGAGTTCATTTTCTCCATCAACATCTTCGATGGCTAGTATTGGAAGTGTAAAGCCTGGTGACCAAGGTTCGCAAATTCTTGGCCATAGGTTGGGTAAAATTATTGGCTTTGGCGCATGGGGTATGGTAAGAGATTGTATAGATATTACTAGTGGGCAAAATAGAGCAATGAAAATTGTCCGGTTTAAAAGCAATATCAAAGTTCGAAAAAAGGTTATAAAGGAAGTTAATATTTGgaaagatttaaaacatcaatatattttaccaTTACTGGATTGGAGTTTAGATCGAGAGTTTGCGATGTATTGCTTGactgaaaaaatttcaggAGGAACTTTGTATGATTTAGTTATTTCGTGGGATGAACTACGAAGatctaaaattaaagttgAAGACAGATGTAAGATTACAATACATCTTATTACCCAACTTCTTAAGGCCCTTGAATATATGCATTCTAAATTCTTAGTTCACGGAGATATTAAACTAGAAAATTGTTTACTTCAAAGGGGTAATAATGTTTTATATTGGAAAATTTATCTATGTGACTTTGGGATGAGTACTTCCTTTAAATCAACGTTAAATGACCAAGATGATTTGTCTGTTGATCGAGAAATCGAGATGAATGTAATTTCACCAAACTCTGTACTACGAAGTTTTTCAAATACTATTGATGGAAAAAATTCTCTTCCAAATAGGAGACCTTCATTAAAATCTCCAACTTCTCCAAATACTCTTGAACGTACTTCTAGTGGAATTAAAAGGATGGTTGATTATAACAGTGTAATTAAGAATAGAAAGAGTATTTCTGTAGAAAGTCCATTACAGAGAGAGGGTGTATTCAGGGATAAGACAAATATCCAACGAAGAGTTGGAAACAAATCTTCAAAGGCTTCAACTTCTAGCTCTATTTCCTTATCAAATCTGCCTTCACCAAGAAATACTACACTTCCTAACTCTGTTGGGAATCAAGGGATTAACAGAGAACATTCTTTAACTATTAGAAGCCCAGCACCAGATTCTGCAATAGGGTCTTTACCTTATGCTTCTCCTGAACTTTTAGATGATGACGTAGGGTATTTATCTCAGGGCCCTGGGGCAGATATTTGGGCCTTAGGTGTTACTATTTATGCAATGTTATTGGGCCGCTTACCATTTAAACATGAATTCGAAAGCCGATTAAAAGCACAAATACTTGCAGGTAAGTATGATAAAGCTCCCTTGCGAGAAGTTTGTAATATGGATAAACCAATCAGACGAAATAGTGCCACTCAATTTGAACAGTTTCCTAATCTTTATAGTGTTGTATCTCACTGTTTACTAGTAGATGTTGATCAAAGATGGTCATTAGATATGATCAATACTTCTTTACAAAAAGATGCTGCTTCTGATGATGGTTTGTCTcgtattgaaattttatga
- the TBLA0J01020 gene encoding uncharacterized protein: protein MSKGTLYANEYTRGIAVQGIIKYYNLPFDIVYSKKNTDFEKNFPMLKIPALITPEGIKLQEVIPLTIYVVKQIPDELEKRKLLTSDDDLLEALQGKFLSLSNTDFFMNICYILMMSLKFVPWHQDIIDRAWTEVNNAAEVFSERLSRHSYLVVDDHITVADLICATQWAFCCQNILGKPWRDNHPGIDPWVLRVIRSPILKDYFSDFTFAEKNCDEK, encoded by the coding sequence ATGTCAAAAGGAACCTTATATGCAAACGAATATACAAGAGGAATTGCAGTTCAAggtataattaaatattataatttaccATTTGACATAGTATATTCTAAGAAAAATACAGATTTTGAGAAAAACTTCCCAATGCTTAAAATACCTGCTCTAATAACACCAGAAGGAATCAAATTACAAGAGGTCATCCCATTGACAATCTATGTGGTAAAACAAATCCCAGATGAATTggagaaaagaaaattgttGACTTcagatgatgatttattagaagCATTACAAGGAAAATTCTTATCCTTATCAAACACCGATTTTTTTATGAATATATGCTATATCTTAATGATGTCTTTGAAATTTGTACCTTGGCATCAAGACATCATCGACCGTGCATGGACAGAGGTAAACAATGCCGCTGAGGTGTTCAGTGAAAGATTATCAAGGCACAGCTATTTAGTAGTCGATGACCATATCACCGTAGCAGATTTAATATGTGCCACCCAATGGGCTTTCTGCTGTCAGAATATCCTAGGCAAACCGTGGAGGGATAACCATCCAGGGATTGACCCATGGGTATTAAGGGTCATCAGATCCCCTATTTTGAAAGACTATTTCTCAGATTTTACATTTGCCGAAAAAAATTGTGAtgagaaataa